A single region of the Penaeus monodon isolate SGIC_2016 chromosome 18, NSTDA_Pmon_1, whole genome shotgun sequence genome encodes:
- the LOC119584232 gene encoding uncharacterized protein LOC119584232 produces the protein MAILSTHKNGAATMTMRRMLVLCSIFAMSVRTTISTGASDETHRSKIETSNSVRGKPQSPATPSPVLALLPSNTDESAENAQLLKSSHDSVPQNYAWSLAGKQWHVDVKRDISEPVKVMDATDDLEETVYDDEDVSDIGSDVSDTHNDDSLMSAPTEFLDILDVLDVPLFLESPSKRGGPYWVARGKKGIRDYIPFYWGSNQNILGKTAFSRSAASQLLPLRPSAPLQNERSGTEASQTIKSSGWESNQNFWGKRNNGPFWISRGKKGRNDEPFMPGLKWYSGHRSWGSNPPYFGKRNTLPYARFQANQLIAQNVDRREDNGPFWLSRGKRSQTLDEKFTPWMFEELSRGQSKNFWTARGKKEEEGETRPFWISRGKKKQGTTVTRGASTQDVTNPFWVSRGKKNHSPFWVARGKKEKDIGLWDKGGKMDKPFWIARGKKAAESTFREKDEMADRPFKDGRCKKEREDNSFWVARGKKEREDNPFWAVRGKKTEGNNPYWISRGKKADAGDILDNSYWVTQGKKEGYENPFWVSRGKKEEVANPFWVARGKRPTHEPAENGEEGGPFWVVRGRRDYDP, from the exons GAACGGAGCTGCAACCATGACGATGCGCCGCATGCTAGTGCTCTGCTCCATCTTTGCCATGAGCGTGAGGACCACCATCAGTACGGGCGCTTCTGATGAAACACACCGGAGTAAAATTGAG ACTTCCAATTCAGTTAGGGGGAAGCCACAGAGCCCCGCGACGCCGTCTCCTGTGCTGGCCCTCCTTCCCAGCAACACCGATGAATCAGCTGAGAACGCACAGCTCCTCAAGTCCAGCCACGATTCAGTTCCTCAGAATTATGCCTGGTCGCTAGCTGGCAAGCAGTGGCATGTAGATGTAAAAAGAGATATTAGTGAACCTGTGAAAGTGATGGATGCGACTGATGACCTGGAAGAAACTGTTTACGATGATGAGGACGTCAGTGATATCGGGAGCGACGTCTCCGACACGCACAACGACGATTCTCTGATGTCTGCCCCGACTGAGTTCCTCGACATCCTCGACGTCCTCGACGTCCCACTGTTTCTGGAATCTCCTTCGAAGCGCGGAGGACCCTACTGGGTGGCTCGAGGCAAGAAGGGCATACGCGACTACATTCCCTTCTACTGGGGTTCCAATCAGAATATTCTCGGTAAAACTGCCTTCAGTCGCTCTGCCGCCTCGCAGCTGCTTCCCCTCCGACCCAGCGCTCCCCTTCAGAACGAGAGAAGTGGCACGGAGGCGTCTCAAACCATCAAAAGTTCCGGTTGGGAGTCTAACCAGAATTTTTGGGGCAAGAGAAATAACGGTCCCTTTTGGATTTCtcgaggaaagaagggaagaaacgaTGAGCCCTTTATGCCGGGGCTCAAATGGTACAGCGGGCATCGGTCTTGGGGCTCAAATCCCCCGTACTTTGGAAAGAGAAATACTTTGCCATATGCACGATTCCAAGCAAACCAGTTAATTGCCCAAAATGTGGACAGAAGAGAGGACAATGGACCCTTTTGGCTGAGTCGAGGCAAGCGATCGCAGACTCTAGACGAAAAATTTACTCCCTGGATGTTTGAAGAGCTCAGCAGAGGCCAGTCAAAGAACTTTTGGACAGCACGAggcaagaaagaagaggaaggtgaaacCAGGCCTTTCTGGATctcaagaggaaagaaaaaacaggggaCAACGGTGACCCGCGGAGCGTCAACCCAAGACGTTACCAACCCATTCTGGGTTTCAAGAGGCAAGAAAAACCACAGTCCATTCTGGGTtgcgagagggaaaaaggaaaaagacatcgGCCTCTGGGATAAAGGTGGAAAAATGGATAAGCCATTTTGGATCGCCAGAGGGAAGAAAGCTGCTGAGTCTACTTTCAGGGAGAAAGATGAAATGGCTGACAGACCATTTAAGGACGGAAGatgtaagaaagaaagggaagacaaTTCTTTCTGGGTCgccagagggaagaaggaaagagaagataatcCCTTTTGGGCTGTGAGGGGAAAGAAAACTGAAGGAAACAATCCATACTGGATATCCAGAGGAAAGAAAGCAGATGCAGGAGACATATTAGACAATTCATATTGGGTTAcacagggaaaaaaggaaggttaCGAGAATCCCTTCTGGGTCtctagagggaaaaaagaggaagtagcGAACCCCTTCTGGGTCGCCAGGGGAAAGAGGCCTACACATGAGCCGgcggaaaatggggaagaaggtGGACCTTTCTGGGTAGTTCGAGGCCGCAGGGATTACGATCCGTAG
- the LOC119584843 gene encoding integumentary mucin C.1-like → MSAIRLLLLGVVAAVGGANVFPEPRLETLPCGTTTMNPGERVAIQSPNFPQNYDTDYRCQYEITCNPMESTYLEFICPTFELESSTDCLNDRLVVTYHGSREEKCGTDSPDGTITSDGWTRLTFASNAATTAPGFRCYIWCREQTTTTSTTTSTTTTSTTTTTPTTTTTTTTPTTTTPTTTTTTPTTTTPTTTTPTTPVC, encoded by the exons ATGTCAGCAATCAGACTTTTACTGTTGGGCGTGGTGGCGGCAGTGGGCGGGGCCAACGTGTTCCCCGAGCCACGCCTGGAGACGCTACCCTGCGGAACGACCACCATGAACCCAGGCGAGCGAGTGGCCATCCAGTCGCCCAACTTCCCCCAAAACTACGATACGGACTACAG GTGCCAGTACGAGATCACGTGCAACCCCATGGAGTCTACCTACCTGGAGTTCATCTGTCCTACCTTCGAACTGGAATCGTCTACCGACTGCCTCAATGACCGCCTGGTGGTGACTTACCATGGCTCTCGCGAAGA GAAATGCGGCACCGACAGTCCCGACGGAACCATCACCTCCGACGGGTGGACGCGCCTCACCTTCGCCAGCAACGCCGCCACCACCGCCCCTGGCTTCCGCTGTTACATCTGGTGTCGCGAACAGACCACCACGACTTCCACTACCACTTCAACGACAACCacatctaccactactactaccccaaccaccactactacaactacaacgcctacaaccacaacccccaccacaactaCTACCACACCCACCACtacaacacccacaacaaccacgcCAACCACTCCAGTCTGCTAG